A section of the Triticum dicoccoides isolate Atlit2015 ecotype Zavitan chromosome 7A, WEW_v2.0, whole genome shotgun sequence genome encodes:
- the LOC119330439 gene encoding pre-mRNA-splicing factor ATP-dependent RNA helicase DEAH10-like, protein MPAMASFRARASAPAPEMPSFSSGASPQKQQHNARRKQLIRQQRKSLPIASVEKRLVDEVRKNDTLIVVGETGSGKTTQLPQFLYDGGFCQDGKVIGITQPRRVAAVTVAKRVAEECNDQLGRKVGYSIRFDDSTSNATRIKYMTDGLLLREALLDPLLSKYSVIVVDEAHERTVHTDVLLGLLKKVQHSRSLHANKNGKISDRPDHSQSSTLKACQGIKIAPLKLIIMSASLDAKCFSDYFGGAKAVHIQGRQYPVDTLYTYQPESDYLDATLVTIFQIHLEEGPGDILAFLTGQEEIESLERLIQERARQLPADSSKIWITPIYSSLPSEQQMNAFNPAPSGARKVVLATNIAETSVTIPGIKYVIDPGMVKARAYNPVTGMESLIIIPVSKAQALQRSGRAGREGPGKCFRLFQECEFDKLAESTIPEIKRCNLANVVLQLKALGIDDIIGFDFMEKPSRTSILKSLEQLILLGALTDDYKLSDPVGKQMARLPLDPMYSKALIVSSEFKCLEEMLIVVSMLSVESIFFTPREKLEEARAARKSFESSEGDHITLVNVYRAAAECLEKSKNANAKEKTMEKALNRWCFENFINYRSLRHARDVHSQIQGHVQQMGLNLSSCGDDMVQFRRCLTAAFFLNAAMRQPDGSFRALATGQSVQMHPSSVLFRTKPDCVIFNELVRTTQNYVKNLTRIDPLWLAELAPQYYATED, encoded by the exons ATGCCAGCCATGGCGAGCTTCAGGGCCCGGGCGTCTGCACCAGCACCCGAGATGCCGTCCTTCTCCTCCGGTGCTTCTCCGCAGAAGCAGCAGCATAACGCAAG GAGGAAGCAGCTGATTCGTCAGCAGAGGAAGTCGCTTCCCATCGCGTCAG TGGAGAAAAGACTTGTCGATGAGGTGAGGAAGAATGACACGCTGATTGTTGTTGGCGAGACCGGTAGTGGCAAAACGACTC AGTTGCCACAGTTTTTGTATGATGGTGGGTTTTGTCAGGATGGAAAAGTGATTGGCATCACTCAGCCTCGAAGAGTTGCAGCTGTGACAGTAGCAAAGCGTGTCGCCGAGGAATGCAATGATCAGTTGGGCAGAAAGGTTGGATACTCTATAAGATTTGATGATTCCACATCTAATGCAACAAGGATTAAGTACATGACCGATGGTTTGCTTCTAAG GGAAGCCCTTTTGGATCCACTCTTGTCTAAGTATAGTGTTATAGTTGTTGACGAGGCCCACGAAAGAACTGTCCATACTGATGTATTGCTGGGTTTGTTGAAAAAAGTGCAGCATTCCCGATCTCTTCATGCGAATAAAAATGGAAAGATTTCTGACAGACCAGATCACTCTCAATCTTCTACCCTGAAGGCATGCCAGGGAATAAAGATTGCACCTCTAAAGCTGATTATTATGTCTGCCAGTCTGGATGCGAAGTGTTTTTCTGATTATTTTGGTGGCGCTAAAGCTGTACATATTCAAGGACGGCAATACCCCGTCGACACACTGTATACTTATCAGCCTGAGTCGGATTATCTAGATGCTACACTAGTTACGATCTTTCAG ATCCATTTGGAGGAAGGACCTGGAGACATTCTTGCATTTTTAACTGGTCAAGAGGAGATTGAATCCCTAGAGAGGCTTATTCAAGAGCGTGCTCGTCAACTTCCAGCAGATAGTAGCAAGATATGGATTACACCTATCTACTCGTCTCTTCCATCAGAACAGCAAATGAATGCATTTAACCCAGCACCTTCTGGAGCCCGGAAG GTAGTTCTAGCAACGAATATTGCAGAGACTTCTGTAACAATACCTGGTATTAAATATGTTATTGATCCTGGTATGGTCAAAGCACGCGCCTACAATCCTGTAACTGGAATGGAGTCCCTAATCATCATTCCTGTCTCTAAAGCACAGGCTCTTCAAAGGAG TGGCCGTGCTGGACGTGAGGGGCCAGGGAAGTGCTTTCGGTTGTTCCAAGAATGTGAGTTCGATAAACTGGCGGAATCGACTATTCCTGAGATTAAACGATGTAACCTCGCAAATGTTGTACTACAACTCAAAGCTCTTGGGATTGATGACATCATAGGTTTCGATTTTATGGAGAAACCATCAAG GACGTCCATTTTGAAATCATTGGAGCAATTGATTTTACTAGGAGCTTTGACTGATGATTATAAGCTGTCAGATCCAGTGGGTAAACAGATGGCTAGGCTGCCTTTAGATCCCATGTACTCCAAGGCATTGATTGTGTCGAGTGAATTCAAGTGCTTGGAAGAAATGTTGATTGTTGTTTCTATGCTTTCAGTGGAGTCAATTTTCTTCACCCCACGTGAGAAGTTGGAAGAG GCAAGAgctgctaggaagagttttgaaagCTCTGAAGGAGACCATATAACTTTGGTGAATGTATATCGAGCTGCCGCAGAATGCTTGGAAAAGAGCAAGAACGCAAATGCTAAAGAAAAGACAATGGAAAAGGCTTTGAACAGATGGTGCTTCGAAAACTTCATCAATTATCGATCTTTAAGACATGCTCGTGATGTTCACAG CCAAATCCAGGGTCATGTCCAACAAATGGGGCTTAACCTGTCATCATGTGGAGACGACATGGTCCAGTTCCGGAGGTGCCTCACCGCTGCCTTCTTCCTGAACGCAGCAATGCGACAGCCAGATGGATCATTCAG GGCTCTCGCGACGGGGCAGAGCGTGCAGATGCACCCTTCGTCGGTGCTGTTCCGGACCAAGCCGGACTGCGTCATCTTCAACGAGCTGGTCCGGACGACGCAGAACTACGTCAAGAACCTCACCCGGATCGACCCGCTGTGGCTGGCCGAGCTCGCCCCGCAGTACTACGCTACCGAAGACTAG
- the LOC119328541 gene encoding 26S proteasome regulatory subunit 7A translates to MAPEPEDDFLNEKNPRPLDEDDIALLKTYGLGPYSNSIKKVEKEIKEMAKKINDLCGIKESDTGLAPPSQWDLVSDKQMMQEEQPLQVARCTKIISPNTDDAKYVINVKQIAKFVVGLGDKVSPTDIEEGMRVGVDRNKYQIQIPLPPKIDPSVTMMTVEEKPDVTYNDVGGCKEQIEKMREVVELPMLHPEKFVKLGIDPPKGVLCYGPPGTGKTLLARAVANRTDACFIRVIGSELVQKYVGEGARMVRELFQMARSKKACIVFFDEVDAIGGARFDDGAGGDNEVQRTMLEIVNQLDGFDARGNIKVLMATNRPDTLDPALLRPGRLDRKVEFGLPDLEGRTQIFKIHTRAMNCERDIRFELLARLCPNSTGADIRSVCTEAGMYAIRARRKTVTEKDFLDAVNKVIKGYQKFSATPKYMVYN, encoded by the exons ATGGCGCCGGAGCCGGAGGACGACTTCCTGAACGAGAAGAACCCGAGGCCGCTCGACGAGGACGACATCGCCCTCCTCAAGACCTAC GGGCTTGGGCCGTACTCGAACAGCATCAAGAAGGTCGAGAAGGAGATAAAGGAGATGGCCAAGAAGATCAATGACCTGTGCG GGATAAAGGAGTCTGATACTGGGTTGGCTCCACCAAGCCAGTGGGATCTTGTGTCAGATAAACAGATGATGCAGGAGGAGCAACCGCTGCAG GTCGCTCGATGCACGAAGATCATAAGTCCAAATACTGATGATGCCAAATATGTCATCAACGTCAAACAAATTGCAAAG TTTGTGGTCGGCTTAGGTGACAAAGTTTCCCCAACTGATATCGAGGAAGGAATGAGAGTTGG GGTTGATCGAAACAAATACCAGATCCAAATTCCTTTGCCGCCCAAGATTGATCCAAGTGTTACAATGATGACAGTTGAAGAAAAGCCGGATGTAACATATAATGATGTTGGTGGCTGCAAGGAGCAGATTGAGAAGATGCGGGAGGTTGTGGAGCTTCCTATGCTTCACCCCGAGAAGTTCGTCAAGCTGGGTATTGATCCTCCAAAGGGAGTACTTTGCTATGGTCCTCCAGGAACTGGAAAGACTCTTCTTGCCAGGGCAGTGGCCAATCGGACCGATGCATGTTTTATCCGTGTGATAGGAAGTGAGTTGGTGCAGAAGTATGTTGGTGAAGGGGCACGGATGGTTCGTGAGCTCTTCCAGATGGCTCGGTCAAAGAAGGCATGCATTGTCTTCTTTGACGAGGTTGATGCCATTGGTGGTGCTCGGTTTGACGACGGCGCTGGGGGTGACAATGAGGTCCAGCGCACCATGCTCGAGATTGTTAATCAGCTCGATGGGTTTGATGCGAGAGGAAACATCAAGGTCCTCATGGCTACCAACAGGCCTGATACATTGGACCCGGCACTGCTGCGTCCAGGGCGGCTGGACAGGAAGGTTGAGTTTGGCTTGCCAGACCTGGAGGGCCGCACCCAGATCTTCAAGATCCACACCCGTGCGATGAACTGCGAGCGGGACATCCGGTTTGAGCTGCTGGCCCGCCTCTGCCCCAACTCCACTG GTGCTGATATCCGGAGCGTCTGCACAGAGGCGGGAATGTATGCCATCCGTGCGCGCAGGAAGACCGTCACGGAGAAGGATTTCCTTGATGCAGTCAACAAGGTCATTAAGGGTTACCAAAAGTTCAGTGCCACGCCAAAGTACATGGTCTATAACTAG